A genomic region of Botrytis cinerea B05.10 chromosome 9, complete sequence contains the following coding sequences:
- the BcCHSI gene encoding BcCHSI yields MSYNRLDPAGQGQDDYYNMNNRHQSPHPQGYQLEDAPYGRPNTTSPGPGMHNLEIPMGPGAHRIGTPSDQLQAQPSYSVEHLDQNQYHQRMPLNPSQSYDSEYSLDPNAHHDAYYQPPYQPSPHEEHPLQNYAPGQDPYAYNDDDDHQPILQSHEPYGPDPHSASGTDYKGGYDGTVQSPSATPVPALRRYKTVKEVQLFNGNLVLDCPIPPKLLNQVNHAPPPERDEFTHMRYSAATCDPSEFFEERFTLRQKLFAKPRHTELFIVVTMYNEDDVLFARTMHGVFKNIEFMCTRKDSKTWGKDAWKKIVVCVVSDGRAKINPRTRAVLAGLGVYQDGIAKQQVNGKDVTAHIYEYTTQVGISLKKDIVTLTPKQQPVQLLFCLKEKNQKKINSHRWFFQAFGRVLDPNICVLLDAGTKPGKDSIYHLWKAFDLEPHCAGACGEIKAMLGPGGKNLVNPLVATQNFEYKMSNILDKPLESAFGFISVLPGAFSAYRYVALQNDKTGNGPLEKYFAGEKMHGANAGIFTANMYLAEDRILCFELVSKRNCHWILQYVKSATGETDVPDTMAELILQRRRWLNGSFFAAIYALAHFYQIFRSDHSFLRKIMFLIEFTYQTINMIFAWFALGNFFLVFHILTTSLGSSDLLGNVGVILGVVFEWLYLFTLLTCFILALGNRPQGTNKVYMSMVYFWIIIMIYLMFASIFITVKSIQTQLAKDEFNWTDIIKNQIFYTLIISLASTYLLWFISSFLFFDPWHMFTSFLQYLLLTPTYINILNVYAFCNTHDITWGTKGDDKAEKLPSAVLKAGGKVDVNIPTDDGDLNAQYESEMRKIQIKAPPEKREFSAEEKQEDYYKWFRSSVVLFWLVCNFALTSAVLSTAGLEKFGTGTDDTTKSTIYMAVVLWSVAGLSCFKFIGAMWFLIVRMFRGV; encoded by the exons ATGTCCTATAATCGATTAG ATCCGGCGGGCCAAGGCCAAGACGATTATTACAATATGAATAATAGACATCAATCGCCGCACCCTCAAGGGTACCAACTAGAAGATGCGCCATATGGCAGACCAAATACTACTTCACCCGGTCCTGGAATGCACAATCTAGAGATACCTATGGGTCCTGGGGCACATAGAATTGGAACGCCGAGTGATCAATTGCAAGCTCAACCATCT TATTCGGTCGAACATTtagatcaaaatcaataccATCAGCGCATGCCCCTCAATCCCAGTCAAAGCTACGACTCGGAATATTCTTTAGATCCTAACGCGCATCACGATGCTTACTACCAACCTCCATACCAACCCTCTCCTCATGAAGAACACCCTCTACAGAACTATGCCCCAGGGCAAGACCCCTACGCttacaatgatgatgatgaccaTCAACCAATTCTACAATCGCATGAACCTTATGGGCCAGATCCGCACTCAGCTAGTGGCACTGATTACAAAGGTGGTTATGACGGGACGGTACAATCTCCATCAGCGACACCTGTACCTGCGTTAAGAAGATACAAGACGGTCAAGGAAGTCCAACTGTTCAATGGAAATCTCGTACTCGATTGTCCGATTCCTCCCAAGCTTTTAAATCAAGTCAATCATGCACCACCGCCGGAGAGAGATGAGTTCACACATATGAGATATTCAGCCGCAACATGCGACCCCTCTGAGTTTTTTGAGGAGCGCTTTACATTGCGACAGAAACTCTTCGCAAAGCCTCGACACACAGAACTCTTCATCGTTGTCACAATGtataatgaagatgatgtaTTGTTTGCTAGAACAATGCACGGAGTATTCAAGAACATTGAATTTATGTGCACTCGTAAAGACAGTAAAACATGGGGCAAGGATGCTTGGAAGAAGATCGTAGTGTGTGTGGTCAGTGATGGACGTGCCAAAATCAATCCAAGAACAAGGGCTGTTTTGGCTGGTTTGGGGGTTTATCAGGACGGAATTGCGAAGCAACAAGTCAATGGCAAGGACGTGACAGCACACATCTATGAATATACGACTCAAGTCGgaatttctttgaaaaaGGATATTGTTACACTCACACCAAAACAGCAACCCGTTCAATTGCTTTTCTgtttgaaggaaaagaatCAGAAAAAGATCAACTCTCACAGATGGTTCTTCCAAGCCTTTGGTAGAGTACTTGATCCCAACATTTGTGTACTCCTCGATGCTGGTACAAAACCAGGAAAGGACTCAATTTATCATCTATGGAAAGCTTTCGATTTGGAACCACATTGTGCAGGAGCTTGTGGTGAGATCAAAGCTATGTTGGGCCCAGGAGGAAAGAATTTGGTCAATCCATTGGTTGCTACCCAGAATTTCGAGTACAAGATGAGTAATATTCTGGACAAACCTCTTGAATCGGCATTTGGGTTCATTTCGGTGTTGCCAGGTGCTTTTTCTGCATATCGATATGTCGCGTTACAAAACGATAAAACTGGAAATGGACCACTGGAGAAGTACTTTGCAGGAGAGAAGATGCATGGAGCAAACGCGGGTATTTTTACTGCCAACATGTACCTTGCCGAAGATCGTATTTTGTGTTTCGAACTGGTATCAAAGAGAAATTGTCACTGGATCTTACAATACGTCAAGTCTGCTACTGGAGAAACCGATGTACCAGATACAATGGCGGAACTTATTTTGCAACGTCGAAGATGGCTTAACGGAAGTTTCTTCGCTGCTATCTATGCTCTTGCtcatttttatcaaattttccGAAGTGATCACAGCTTTTTACGAAAAATcatgtttttgattgaattcaCATATCAAACTATTAACATGATCTTCGCTTGGTTCGCTCTTGGTAATTTCTTCTTGGTTTTTCACATCTTGACTACATCTCTCGGAAGTTCTGACTTACTGGGTAACGTTGGTGTAATTCTTGGTGTTGTTTTCGAATGGCTTTACTTGTTTACGCTTTTGACCTGTTTTATTCTGGCGCTGGGAAATCGACCTCAAGGAACGAACAAAGTTTATATGTCTATGGTTTATTTCTGGATCATTATCATGAT ATACCTAATGTTTGCTTCGATTTTCATCACGGTTAAATCAATCCAAACTCAACTTGCTAAAGACGAATTCAACTGGACGGATATTATCAAGAATCAGATCTTCTATACTCTGATCATTTCTCTCGCCTCAACTTATCTACTCTGGttcatttcttcctttttattCTTCGACCCATGGCACATGTTTACATCTTTCCTTCAATACCTTCTTCTCACTCCaacatatatcaatattctcaaCGTTTACGCTTTCTGTAACACTCACGATATTACATGGGGTACAAAAGGAGATGACAAAGCCGAGAAACTTCCATCCGCTGTGCTCAAAGCTGGTGGTAAAGTCGACGTCAATATTCCCACCGACGACGGTGATCTCAACGCCCAATATGAATCGGAAATGCGCAAGATTCAGATCAAAGCTCCACCTGAGAAACGTGAATTCTCggcagaagagaagcaagaGGACTATTATAAATGGTTCAGATCTTCGGTAGTGTTGTTCTGGTTGGTTTGTAATTTTGCACTCACGAGTGCGGT